Proteins encoded by one window of Colletes latitarsis isolate SP2378_abdomen chromosome 5, iyColLati1, whole genome shotgun sequence:
- the LOC143341614 gene encoding MFS-type transporter SLC18B1, which translates to MMVQFTKRQWLTLIVISLADFANAICVSLQAPFYPQEAERKGASPSEYGLVFGIFELVVFAISPVYGKYLHRIGPKLLFNGGILTTGTCAIFFGLLDKVNGHYPFIVLSFVIRIVEAMGNAAFLTASFAIIAKEFPDNVATTFASLETFFGLGLIVGPTVGGALYQVGGYTTPFVVLGSALFVTAVATVFILPVHPNNNEATHSAGGVIRALRIPGVLVAMSSIIATSMSIGFLQATLEPHLRQFGLSPIILGLMFVINGGTYAITAPAWGWLCDNRSHPKVATVAGCILVVIAFCLVGPAPFIPYPTMIWMTICGLVVHGLGMAAQLVASFTDALRTSIAYGFANNLETYGLISGLWTSTFALGAFIGPSVAGILLDNIGFRNASMFIVLLHLLVGVIAAVFLSACMQRRKPYTEIGATEDLMTPLTNSGQSRSGSLRHMGRGQGVPIDRPSGMNSLIACNSYSNRAGAWSRASYSGRYSHSYGSIDAKKYLEITT; encoded by the exons CCCTTCGGAATATGGCTTAGTGTTTGGAATCTTTGAGTTGGTCGTCTTTGCCATCAGTCCTGTCTATGGGAAATAC CTGCATCGCATCGGACCGAAGCTCCTGTTCAATGGCGGCATTTTGACGACAGGAACTTGCGCTATTTTCTTCGGTCTGCTAGATAAGGTCAACGGCCATTATCCCTTTATAGTCCTCTCGTTCGTAATTAGGATCGTCGAGGCGATGGGCAACGCGGCTTTCCTAACGGCCAGCTTCGCCATCATCGCAAAAGAATTCCCGGATAACGTTGCCACAACCTTTGCCAGCCTCGAAACCTTCTTCGGTTTGGGCCTCATTGTTGGGCCTACCGTGGGTGGTGCGCTTTACCAG GTCGGCGGATATACGACGCCATTCGTAGTCCTGGGATCAGCATTGTTCGTGACGGCAGTCGCTACCGTTTTCATTTTACCGGTTCATCCTAACAACAATGAAGCCACTCACAGTGCCGGAG GAGTAATCAGAGCTTTGAGGATTCCGGGTGTACTGGTCGCCATGTCGTCCATAATTGCGACCAGCATGAGCATTGGATTTTTACAAGCCACGTTAGAGCCGCACTTGAGGCAATTTGGATTGAGTCCCATCATTTTGGGCTTAATGTTTGTCATTAACGGAGGCACTTACGCCATTACGGCGCCAGCGTGGGGCTGGTTATGCGACAACCGTTCCCATCCAAAA GTGGCCACCGTAGCCGGATGTATTCTCGTAGTCATAGCATTTTGTTTAGTCGGCCCAGCACCTTTCATACCCTATCCAACCATGATCTGGATGACCATTTGCGGCCTCGTGGTTCACGGGTTGGGCATGGCTGCCCAACTGGTTGCTAGTTTCACGGATGCTTTGAGAACCTCCAT AGCTTACGGATTCGCGAACAATCTCGAGACCTACGGTCTCATCAGTGGTCTATGGACTAGCACGTTCGCCCTCGGGGCCTTTATCGGACCCAGCGTGGCAGGAATTCTTCTGGACAACATTGGCTTTCGGAACGCCAGCATGTTTATCGTGTTACTACATCTGCTAGTG GGCGTGATAGCCGCAGTGTTTCTGAGCGCTTGCATGCAAAGAAGGAAACCGTATACGGAAATCGGTGCCACGGAGGACCTAATGACACCGTTGACAAACAGTGGACAATCGCGAAGTGGCAGTTTGCGGCACATGGGACGCGGACAAGGCGTACCAATCGACAGGCCCAGCGGCATGAATTCCCTGATCGCGTGCAACAGTTATTCGAACAGGGCCGGAGCGTGGTCCCGGGCATCGTACAGCGGTCGGTATTCCCACAGTTACGGGTCCATCGACGCTAAGAAGTACCTGGAGATTACCACGTGA